CCGCGCCCTGCCCCGGCTCCCGCCGAGACAGGATGATGACATCCCCCTCCCCCCTTATGTCAGCATTTGTGATGATTGCGACCGAAAAGGTAGGGAGCGGCATGACGGGACCTTTTCCGGGTGGTGACCCGGGCATGGTAGCGCTTACGTCGTAGGAACACAATCCTTTGCACGCTTCCAGCCGTTCCGGAGCGTCCTGGACCCGGCCCTGGAGCAGGCGCTGGCGGAGCATGGCCGGAGCGCCACGGCGGCGCAGCGGTCGGACGTGCTGGACGGCATGAAGCGGCTTTCGCCCCATGCGGACGCCGGGGAAGCCTTCCGGACCCTGGGCGATGCCGGAACCCGCATCGTGGCGCTGAGCAACGGCGCGGCGCAAGCCGGGACGCCGCCGGGCGGTCGTGGGCGATGGTGCCATCCGGCTCCGGCGCGAGCGGCAAGGCGACGGCCTTGAGCAGGCGATGTCATCACCAGTTATCCGGCGCGCGGTAACGCGAAGGATGCGGTGGCCGCCCTCCGCGCGCTGCCCAGGCCCCCGGATGCAAAAGAGCGCGATGCGATCGACGTGCGGCTCAAGCCGTGCGACCGATCAGGTTGAACCGCTCCGGCCCTCGCCGCCTGCCGTTCCACTCGCCGCCCCGTGTTGCGCCATGGGCGCAACCTACGGCTCGATGCAGGGCGGAGGTGATGCGGGCCGAAGGTCGTAGGTTGCGCCCATGGCGCAACGCGTCGGATCAGCTGTAAAGCCGAGTAAAAAGGGGTCAGAATAACTTCATCTTTCAACCTCCCCTCTTCTCCGGACGATCGCTTCGTCCGGAAGCCGGGACGCGGGATCGTGCCGCCGGGATCCCTCACCGGGCGGGTGCCGCTTCGCCGCCCCGAAGCGTCCCACGGGCTCGGCTGCGACTTCCCACATGCTCGGAGTACGACCGCGTGATTTCCGCCCCGAACAGGAAGATGGTGGCGGAGTAATAGACCCAGAGCAGGATCAGCACGAAGGACCCGGCGGCGCCATAGGCCGAGGTGACGCCGCTGGTGCCGAGGTAGAGACCGATCAGGGACTTGCCGATGGTGAACAGGACGGACGTGACGGCCGCCCCCAGCCAGAGATCCTTCCAGGGGATCCGGGTGTCCGGCAGCGCCCGGTAGACCAGCGCGAACAGGACCGTGAAGACGACCAGGGAACTGATCAGGTTGACGGTCCAGACCAGCACGTAGGCGTCCGGCATCAGGCTCTCGTACCACCTGCCGAAGGCCGCGAGGACCGCGCTGACGATCAGCGACACGATGAGCAGGAACCCGATCATGCCGATCAGGGCAAGCCCCTTCAGGCGCACCTTGACCAGCCAGGTGATGGTGGAGTTCCCGGGCGGCTCGGCCTTCCAGATGCGGTTGAGCGAGGTCTGGAGTTCGGCGAAGACGGTGGTGGCACCCACGAAGATCGTCGCGATGCCGATGATGCCGGCCAGGGTTCCGGTCCGCGCGTCGTCGGCCCTGGCGGCCAGCCCTTGCAGGGTCGTGACGGCGTCGTCCCCGATCAGCCGGCCGATCTGGTCCATCAGCGCGCCCTGCGCGGCCTCCTCGCCGATGACCAGCCCGGCGACGGCGGTGACCAGGATCACGAAGGGGGCCAGCGCGAAGATGGTGTAGAAGGCGATGGCCGCTCCCCGGGTCATGGCCTCGTGGTCGATCCAGCCCATCGCCGCATCGTACAGTATCTTCCAGACAAGCCTGATGAAGCCCATGGCCGGCTCCCTCCTCGATGGATCCCCGCGCCGGGTCAGTCGCCGCCCTCCAGCATGGCGCGGACCTTGGACAGCAGCGACTTGACCGCGAAGGGCTTGCTGAGAAGCTGGGTGCGGGGTCCCAGCGGCTCGTCGCCCAGCGCGGCGTTGTGGGCGTAGCCGGTCAGGAACAGGACCGCGAGGTCCGGCCTGGCCCGTCTCGCGATCTCGGCGAGCTGGCGGCCGTTGAGGCCCGGCAGGCCGACGTCGGTCGCCAGCAGGTCGATCTTGGCGTCGGACTCCAGCACCTTGATCGCGGCCTGCGGCTCGGGCGCCTCGATCACCCGGTAGCCGCGGTCCTCCAGCGACTGGACCAGGAGCAGCCGGACCAGCGCCTCGTCCTCGACCACCAGGATCGTCTCGCCCTCTTCGGCCTCCTCCGGCTCCGGCAGGGCCGGCGCGGCCTCCTCGGGGACGGGGCCGCGGTGGCGCGGCAGGTAGAGCTTGACCGTCGTGCCCCTGCCCTCCTCGGAATAGATCGCGGCGTGCCCGCCGGACTGCCGCGCGAAACCGTAGAGCTGGCTGAGGCCCAGGCCAGTCCCCTGTCCGATCGGCTTGGTGGTGAAGAAAGGCTCGAACGCCCGGGCCCGCACCTCGGCCGACATGCCGGTGCCCGTGTCGGTCACGCACAGCACGACATACTGCCCCGGCTGAAGCCCCAGCTCCGCGGCCACATAGGCGTCGTCCAGGTGGCTGTTGGCGGTCTCGATGGTCAGGCGCCCGCCGTTCGGCATCGCGTCGCGGGCGTTGATCGCCAGGTTGAGCAGCGCGTTCTCGACCTGGTTGGCGTCGGCCCAGGTCCGCCACAGGCCGCCGGCCAGGACCGCCTCGACCTGGATCGCCTCGCCGACCGACCGCTGGAGCAGTTCCTGCATGCCGCCGACCAGCGCGTTGAGGCTGAGGCTGCCGGGCTGGAGCGGCTGGCGGCGCGCGAAGGCGAGCAGCCGCCGGGTCAGGGTCGCGGCGCGCTCGCCCGCCTGGGTCGCGGCCCGGACGTACCGCAGCAGGCGCTCCTGTCCCGCCAGCCCCTCCTGGAGCATGTCCAGGTTGCCCAGGATCGCCTGGAGCAGGTTGTTGAAGTCGTGGGCCACGCCGCCGGTGAGCTGGCCGACCGCCTCCATCTTCTGGGCCTGGCGAAGCGCCTCCTCAACCCGCTCGCGCTGGGCCGTCTCGGTCTCCAGGTCGCGCGACTGCTCCGCCACCCGGCGCTCCAGCTGGCCGGCGGCCTGCTCGATCTGCCGGAGGTGCGAACGGGTGCGGTACTGCCGGCGCCGGGCGCGCTCCGCCGCGCGGGCGGCGCTCTTCAGCGTGTCGGCATGGAGCGGACGGTCCAGCAGCGTGACGTTGCCGAGCCGGCCGAAGTCGTCCAGGCGCGCCCGCCGGTCCCTGCCATCCCCCCGGGAAGTCAGCAGGATCACCGGGATGTCCGACCAGGGGGGCTGCGCGTCGAGGCACTCCAGCAACCCGTCATAGCCCGCGAGGAGCGCCTCCTCCGTCACCAGCAGCGCCGTCGCTTCCCCGCCCAGGCCGCGGCAGATCTCCGACAGATCGGCGCAGACGCGCGCGGGGATGCCGGCCTCGTCCATGACCAGCCGGATCACCTCGGCGTCCCTGCCCTTCGGAGCCAGGATCAGGATGGGAGCTGACGGCATGGGATCGCTCAGCCGGTCTCTTCGCCGTCGAGCAAAGGGTCCAGCGGACCGTCGTAGCTGGGAACGCCGGTCAGGATGCCGCGGAAATTCAGCAGCTGCGGCCCGACCCTCATGCCGTTGGGGAAAAGCTGGAACTCCCGGATCGCCAGCTCGTGGATGCCGGAGCGCTTCTTGACCACCGAGATCGCCTTCCGCACCTCGCCGCCCGCCTCGAAGAACCGCAGGAGCACGACGGTGTCGCTGATGAAGGACAGGTCCATCGGGTTCTCCACGTCGCCGACGATGCCCTGCTGGGCCAGGATCAGGATGGTCACCACCCCCTGGTTGTTCAGGTAGTTCAGCAGCTCGTGGAGCTGGAGGATCAGCGCGGTCTCCTCCGGCATGGTGCTGATATAGGAGTTCAGGCTGTCGATCACGACGACGCGGGCGTTCAAGTCCTCGACCTGGCGGCGGACCTGCCAGACGAACTCGCCGGGCGACAGGCGGGACGGGCTGGCGCGGTACCAGCCGAGCCGGCCGGACCCGAGCGGCCCGGCGATGTCGATACCCAGGGCGGCGCTGCGGTCCGACAGGGTGCCGTAGGTCTCGTCGAACGAGAAATAGGCGGCGTGCTCGCCGGCCCGCACGGCCGACATGGCGTATTGCAGCGCCAGCGACGACTTGCCGACGCCCGACGGCCCGACCAGCATGGTGGTGGTGCCCCGCGTCAGCCCGCCGCCGAGCAGGTCGTCCAGTTCCTTGAGGCCGCTCGACATGTTGGAGGAGTCGAACTCGGCGCCGTGCTCCTTGGCGATCAGGCTGGGGAAGACCAGCACGTTGCCCGGCGTGATCGCGAAGTCGTGCCAGCCGCTTTGATAGTCGGCGCCGCGCATCTTGGCGACCCGCAGCCGGCGGCGCGACGCGCCGTAGTTCCGCTCGATCATCTCCAGCGAGATGACGCCGTGCATCAGGCTGTGCAGCTCCTTGGTGGCGGGGTAGCTGGTCAGGTCGTCCAGGACAAGCGTGGTGCAGCGGCGGTTCTGGAGCGCCTGCTTCAGGGCCAGGATCTGCCGGCGGTAGCGGAGCTGGTCCTGGGCGATCAGCCGCAGCTCCGACAGGCTGTCGATCACCACCCGGTCGGGCTGGTCGGCGGCGATGCGGTCGGTGATCAGCCGCATCGTCTCGCCCAGCTCGACCTCCGCCGGATAGAGCACGGTCTGCTGCCGGTCCAGCTCCGCCTCGATCGGGATCAGGTCGAACACGTCGATGCCGTCCAGCGACCAGCCGTGGCTGGCGGCGGAGGCGGCGAGCTCGTCGGTCGATTCCGACAGGGTGATGTAGAGGCCCCGGTCGCCCACCTTGCGCCCTTCCAGCAGGAACTGGAGGGCGATGGTGGTCTTGCCCGCACCGGGAGCGCCTTCGAGCAGGTGCAGCCTGTGGCACGGCAGGCCGCCCCGCAGGATCAGGTCCAGTTCAGGGATACCGGTCGGCAGCTTCTTCGTCGGTATCGGCTCTGGCACGCATAACTCCCTGGTCGGCCGGACGGGCGCGGGGCGCTTCCGCCGCGCATGGCGCCGCCCAAAGGAAAGAAACGGATGGAGGGCCCGATCGGTTCACCGCCCTGCCCTTTTCTCCTTGGGACCATGGACCCAGGAAGCCGCCGTCCTGGAGAACAGGCGTGGGGTCGCCTTCCGTGGGCTCCGATCCTCGTCCGTACGGTCGGCCTCTACGACTCATCGCGAAACCCGAATTTCCCGATGAATCGGCGGGACAAGGCCGCGGCCGGGAGGGTCGCGTCCCGGCCAAGGCCCTTGCGTTACGGAGGGAGGATGCTCAGCGGCGCGGCCCGGCCAGCGCGGCATGGGCCAGGAAGCCCAGCCCGCCGACCAGGGCCACGCCGGCGGCGAAGCTCGCGGCCCGCGCGGCCCCGCCGCTGGAGGTCAGGCGCAGATGGTGGCGCGGCAGGCCGAAGCGGCCGCGCATCCGGTGCCGGCCGGGCACCGTCTCGAACAGGTTGTCGGGGCGGCCCGGCCTTTCCGGCTCTTCCGTCAGCTGCCCCTCAACCGCGTTGTCCGCCAGGTGCCGGTCGGCGAAGCCGGGCAGCGCGGAGGTGCCCAGGATCGCCTGCATGGCGGAGGCGCCCAGCCAGACCTCCCGCCGGGGCCGCTCCGCCACCCGGACGACGGCGCGGCCGATATCCTCCGGCTGGAAGATCTTGCCCATGGGACGGGCGCGGCGGGGCATGTGGCTGCGCGCCCAGTCGAACTGCGGCGTGTTCACCGCCGGAAGCTGGACCATGGAGATCATGACGCCGCTGCCGTCATGGATCAGTTCCGAGCGCAGGCCGTCGATGAAGCCTCGGATCGCCGCCTTGGCGCCGCAATAGGCCGCCTGGAGCGGGATCGAGCGGTAGGCCAGGGCGGAGCCGATCTGGATCACCGTCCCGCGGTCCCGCCCGGACATGTGGCGCAGCGCCGCCTGGATGCCGAAGGCCGAGCCGAGATACGTCACCTCCGTCACCCGTCGGAGCTCCTCGGGCTCCAGGTCGCGGACCCGCCCGAACACGGTGACCATCGCGTTGTTGACCCACACGTCGATCGGCCCCAGCTCGCGTTCGATCCGGTCGGCGGCACCGTGGACCGCCGCCTCGTCCGCGACGTCCAGGGGCAGGACCAGCGCCTCCCCGCCCAGCCGCTCGACCTCGCGGGCGACTTCGTCGAGCGCCTCCTTCGACCGGGCGATCAGGCCGATCGAGGCGCCCCATTCGGCGGCGAAGGCGAGGGCGATGGCACGGCCGATGCCGGCGGACGCGCCGGTCACGCAGACGACGGGAGCGGTTTCCATGATGGGCCTCTTTCGGCGGTGGGATGAACGATACCCAGCCAACCCCTTCCAGGTTCCCGAGTTCCATCGGGCCGCCCCGGCCGCCGGAGCCGTCAGCCCACCTCCGTCTCAGCGCCGGCGGTCAGCAGCGACGCGACGCCATCCCTCAGGACGGCGGGGCTGACCGGCTTGGTCAGGACCATCGCCCTGCCCAGGCGTTCGTCCGATCCGTTGAGCGAACCGTATCCCGTGCAGAACAGGAACGGCACCCCCATGCCGTCCAGCACCGAGGCGACCGGGTACGAGGGCTGGCCGAACAGGTTGACGTCCAGGACGGCCGCATCGGGCCGGGAGGTGCGCGCCAGGTCGATGGCCTCCTGCAGGCGCCCGACCGGGCCGAGCACGCGGTAGCCCGCCGCTTCCAGTTCCCTTGCCATCGCCGTGGCGGTCAGCGCCTCGTCCTCCACGATCAGCACCGAGGCGTTCCTGACGGCCGGCTTCCGGGGCTGCTCCACGGCCGGCCGGGGCGAGGCCGGGAGGGTGGGGCCGCGCACCCCGCTCGTCTGGAAACAGTCCCGCGGAAGCGTCATGCGCAGGCACAGCCCGGTCCGGCGCCAGTCGCGGGACAGGTCCCCCCGGAGCTGGCCGTTGATCGTCCGGTCGATCACGAAGGTCCCGAAGCTGGATCGCGTCGGGGGGGACACCGGCGGCCCGCCCTCCTCCCGCCAGTCGACGACGAGCCTCCCGTCCTCGGCATCGACCGACCAGGAAACGGCGACCCGCCCGTCCGGAACGGACAGAGCACCGTGCTTGGCGGCGTTGGTGACCAGTTCGTGCAGCACGATCGAAATCGCCTGCGCGGCCTCCGCCACGATGGAGACCGGCGTTCCCGACAAGTCGGTGCGGCCGTTGCCGTCGAGCGCCTCCAGTTCGGCCTGGAGCATGACTTCCAGATCGGCGCCCGACCAGCGGGTCTTGGCAAGCAGGGTGTGGACGCGGGCCATCGCCGCGACGCGGCCCTGGACGGCCTCGATGAAATCGGCCGGGTTGTCGTTCCGGCTCAGCTGCATGATCGACTGCACGACGGCAAGGGCGTTCTTGGCGCGGTGGTCCACCTCGCGCATCAGCAGGTGCAGGCTCGCCTCGGCCTCCTTGCGCTCGGTCAGGTCGGCGGCCATGGTGACCACGAGCAGCCGGTCCCGGCTGTCGCGCCCGATCTTGGCGGAGCGGAACGACCAGACGCGCGTCCGGCCGTCCGCCGTCCGGACCTGGAACTCCCCTTCGTCGATCGGACGGTCCAGCGTCATCAACCGGGCGGTGCCGAGGGCCCCGTCCCGCCTTTCGGCACCGAAGGCGCGCCTTTCCCAGTCCTCCAGGGTGCCGATCTCGTCGCGCGCGTAGCCGGTCGCCTCGATCAGCGTCCGGCTGACATGCACGATCTCGTCGCCTTCGGCATGCACGATGATCGGGAAGGGAGCCCCTTCCACCACGTGCCGCAGCCGGGCCTCGCTCTCCATCAGGGCGGCCTCGCGCTTGCCGATCAGCTCCGCCGCGCCCCGCAGCGCGCCGCCCATCGCCTCGATCTCCACGACGCCCCGGCCCGGGAAGGCGACCGGGCGGCCGGCGCCGAGCGCCTTGGCCGAACCGGCGAGATCGGCGATCTGGCGCGCCAGC
This is a stretch of genomic DNA from Skermanella sp. TT6. It encodes these proteins:
- a CDS encoding ATP-binding protein; amino-acid sequence: MPSAPILILAPKGRDAEVIRLVMDEAGIPARVCADLSEICRGLGGEATALLVTEEALLAGYDGLLECLDAQPPWSDIPVILLTSRGDGRDRRARLDDFGRLGNVTLLDRPLHADTLKSAARAAERARRRQYRTRSHLRQIEQAAGQLERRVAEQSRDLETETAQRERVEEALRQAQKMEAVGQLTGGVAHDFNNLLQAILGNLDMLQEGLAGQERLLRYVRAATQAGERAATLTRRLLAFARRQPLQPGSLSLNALVGGMQELLQRSVGEAIQVEAVLAGGLWRTWADANQVENALLNLAINARDAMPNGGRLTIETANSHLDDAYVAAELGLQPGQYVVLCVTDTGTGMSAEVRARAFEPFFTTKPIGQGTGLGLSQLYGFARQSGGHAAIYSEEGRGTTVKLYLPRHRGPVPEEAAPALPEPEEAEEGETILVVEDEALVRLLLVQSLEDRGYRVIEAPEPQAAIKVLESDAKIDLLATDVGLPGLNGRQLAEIARRARPDLAVLFLTGYAHNAALGDEPLGPRTQLLSKPFAVKSLLSKVRAMLEGGD
- a CDS encoding ATPase domain-containing protein, with product MPEPIPTKKLPTGIPELDLILRGGLPCHRLHLLEGAPGAGKTTIALQFLLEGRKVGDRGLYITLSESTDELAASAASHGWSLDGIDVFDLIPIEAELDRQQTVLYPAEVELGETMRLITDRIAADQPDRVVIDSLSELRLIAQDQLRYRRQILALKQALQNRRCTTLVLDDLTSYPATKELHSLMHGVISLEMIERNYGASRRRLRVAKMRGADYQSGWHDFAITPGNVLVFPSLIAKEHGAEFDSSNMSSGLKELDDLLGGGLTRGTTTMLVGPSGVGKSSLALQYAMSAVRAGEHAAYFSFDETYGTLSDRSAALGIDIAGPLGSGRLGWYRASPSRLSPGEFVWQVRRQVEDLNARVVVIDSLNSYISTMPEETALILQLHELLNYLNNQGVVTILILAQQGIVGDVENPMDLSFISDTVVLLRFFEAGGEVRKAISVVKKRSGIHELAIREFQLFPNGMRVGPQLLNFRGILTGVPSYDGPLDPLLDGEETG
- a CDS encoding SDR family oxidoreductase; the protein is METAPVVCVTGASAGIGRAIALAFAAEWGASIGLIARSKEALDEVAREVERLGGEALVLPLDVADEAAVHGAADRIERELGPIDVWVNNAMVTVFGRVRDLEPEELRRVTEVTYLGSAFGIQAALRHMSGRDRGTVIQIGSALAYRSIPLQAAYCGAKAAIRGFIDGLRSELIHDGSGVMISMVQLPAVNTPQFDWARSHMPRRARPMGKIFQPEDIGRAVVRVAERPRREVWLGASAMQAILGTSALPGFADRHLADNAVEGQLTEEPERPGRPDNLFETVPGRHRMRGRFGLPRHHLRLTSSGGAARAASFAAGVALVGGLGFLAHAALAGPRR
- a CDS encoding HWE histidine kinase domain-containing protein, producing the protein MSDTPDGNTARSPGLRSPRPSPSFRVRTWLVLLVTACVLPLALFCMLLLYHNANDQADLTIRQVQDRARLLAEDIDREVSRIIAGAEVLATSGTLLDGDFESFHRRAVQVRDLLGTNILVRDLTSQQLVNTRVPWGTPLPRNDSFEVDRRVIATGEPQVSGLLMGAIARSPLLIVVVPVPRGGEPRYLLSLTIGLDRLQAIMSPERLPPGWVAGVVDRDGILIGRSHRAEEFVGTRLRDDLWARMRDLPEGIQSAETLDGVPSLQAYKRSQVSGWLVGVSVPESLVAAPWRRTLALFAGGGALLFLIGLGVALLVGRRLARQIADLAGSAKALGAGRPVAFPGRGVVEIEAMGGALRGAAELIGKREAALMESEARLRHVVEGAPFPIIVHAEGDEIVHVSRTLIEATGYARDEIGTLEDWERRAFGAERRDGALGTARLMTLDRPIDEGEFQVRTADGRTRVWSFRSAKIGRDSRDRLLVVTMAADLTERKEAEASLHLLMREVDHRAKNALAVVQSIMQLSRNDNPADFIEAVQGRVAAMARVHTLLAKTRWSGADLEVMLQAELEALDGNGRTDLSGTPVSIVAEAAQAISIVLHELVTNAAKHGALSVPDGRVAVSWSVDAEDGRLVVDWREEGGPPVSPPTRSSFGTFVIDRTINGQLRGDLSRDWRRTGLCLRMTLPRDCFQTSGVRGPTLPASPRPAVEQPRKPAVRNASVLIVEDEALTATAMARELEAAGYRVLGPVGRLQEAIDLARTSRPDAAVLDVNLFGQPSYPVASVLDGMGVPFLFCTGYGSLNGSDERLGRAMVLTKPVSPAVLRDGVASLLTAGAETEVG
- a CDS encoding YihY/virulence factor BrkB family protein encodes the protein MGFIRLVWKILYDAAMGWIDHEAMTRGAAIAFYTIFALAPFVILVTAVAGLVIGEEAAQGALMDQIGRLIGDDAVTTLQGLAARADDARTGTLAGIIGIATIFVGATTVFAELQTSLNRIWKAEPPGNSTITWLVKVRLKGLALIGMIGFLLIVSLIVSAVLAAFGRWYESLMPDAYVLVWTVNLISSLVVFTVLFALVYRALPDTRIPWKDLWLGAAVTSVLFTIGKSLIGLYLGTSGVTSAYGAAGSFVLILLWVYYSATIFLFGAEITRSYSEHVGSRSRARGTLRGGEAAPAR